From the Pseudanabaena sp. FACHB-2040 genome, one window contains:
- a CDS encoding response regulator transcription factor: MRQVLVVAESAIARAGLTALITEQTDQWQVSSVADLSSWLQRPPTEMPDVVLIDLSHSGSQVTADLLGILEDCPAAVVVLVEQWPEPNWAEILRSGVQGLLLSEATAGAIVAALEAAAAGLVVLHPNLVEELLATAPSLSRMAGEAPTQPLTNREVEVLTLLAEGVGNKTIARRLTLSEHTVKFHISTIFAKLNVSSRTEAVIVGARLGLILL, encoded by the coding sequence GTGAGGCAGGTTTTAGTGGTGGCTGAATCTGCGATCGCACGGGCCGGTCTGACTGCCCTGATCACAGAACAGACAGACCAGTGGCAGGTTTCTAGCGTGGCCGACCTCTCAAGCTGGCTGCAGCGCCCTCCGACGGAAATGCCCGATGTGGTGCTGATCGATTTGAGCCACTCGGGCAGCCAGGTTACTGCCGATCTCCTCGGCATTTTGGAGGACTGTCCGGCGGCGGTAGTCGTACTAGTAGAGCAATGGCCCGAGCCCAACTGGGCAGAGATCCTGCGATCTGGGGTGCAGGGACTGCTTTTGAGCGAGGCTACGGCAGGTGCGATCGTCGCGGCCCTCGAAGCAGCGGCGGCAGGTCTAGTAGTGCTGCACCCAAATCTGGTTGAGGAGCTATTAGCAACGGCCCCTAGCCTGTCACGCATGGCTGGCGAAGCTCCAACTCAGCCTCTCACCAACCGCGAAGTTGAGGTGCTGACCCTACTGGCAGAAGGGGTAGGCAATAAGACCATTGCGCGCCGTCTTACCCTCTCTGAGCACACCGTTAAATTCCATATCAGCACAATCTTCGCCAAGCTAAACGTCTCTAGCCGCACCGAGGCTGTGATTGTAGGGGCAAGGCTGGGGCTGATTTTGCTGTGA
- a CDS encoding DNA topoisomerase IB, with product MPSSAPSTLNYTASVELLVQVADPKQFAQAAGLRHVSDEGPGISRKRSGKGFSYYDTKGARIQNARERQRIEALRIPPAWQDVWICPRLNGHLLATGRDAKGRKQYLYHPDWNKIRNEAKFSRMLAFGLALPKIRERVDQDLRKQKLSREKVLAVVVRLLEETFIRIGNDEYAQKNRSFGLTTLRDRHVEITGSTLKFQFRGKHGIEHEIELCDRKLAKLVKRCRDIPGYELFQYYDEDGQRQCIGSEDVNSYLREITEDTFSAKDFRTWAGTVETALALKEIGPFTSKTQANRNIVQAIKDVAKQLGNRPSTCRKYYVHPAIVEAYENGTLLPALDPDNAPAFPDNGLNFEENAVLLLLEQACSE from the coding sequence ATGCCATCCTCTGCCCCATCAACCCTCAATTACACCGCTTCGGTAGAGCTTCTTGTCCAGGTGGCTGACCCCAAGCAGTTTGCCCAAGCCGCCGGGTTGCGTCATGTCTCAGACGAAGGGCCTGGAATTAGCCGCAAGCGCAGTGGTAAAGGCTTTAGCTACTACGACACCAAAGGCGCTCGCATTCAAAATGCCCGAGAACGGCAGCGCATCGAAGCCCTAAGAATTCCCCCAGCCTGGCAGGATGTGTGGATTTGTCCTCGGCTAAATGGACATTTGCTGGCGACAGGCCGCGACGCTAAGGGCCGCAAGCAGTACCTCTACCACCCCGACTGGAACAAAATTCGCAACGAAGCCAAGTTCAGCCGCATGCTGGCCTTTGGTTTGGCTCTGCCCAAGATTCGGGAGCGAGTTGATCAAGACCTGCGTAAGCAGAAGCTGTCTCGGGAAAAAGTGCTGGCCGTTGTAGTGCGGCTATTGGAAGAAACCTTTATTCGCATCGGCAATGACGAGTATGCTCAGAAAAATCGCTCCTTCGGCCTGACGACCCTGCGCGATCGCCATGTGGAGATTACAGGCAGCACACTCAAGTTTCAGTTTCGAGGCAAACACGGCATCGAGCACGAGATTGAGCTGTGCGATCGCAAACTGGCCAAGCTGGTCAAGCGCTGCCGCGACATTCCCGGCTATGAACTGTTTCAGTATTACGATGAAGACGGCCAGCGTCAGTGCATTGGCTCAGAAGACGTCAACAGCTACCTGCGCGAGATTACCGAAGACACCTTCAGCGCCAAAGACTTCCGAACCTGGGCAGGCACCGTGGAGACAGCCCTAGCGCTCAAAGAAATTGGCCCCTTCACCTCCAAAACCCAAGCCAATCGCAACATTGTCCAGGCGATTAAAGACGTTGCTAAGCAGTTGGGCAATCGTCCCAGCACTTGCCGCAAATACTATGTGCATCCGGCTATTGTAGAAGCCTACGAAAACGGAACGCTGCTGCCCGCGCTGGACCCAGACAATGCACCAGCCTTCCCTGACAATGGCCTGAACTTTGAGGAAAATGCGGTGCTGCTGCTGTTGGAGCAGGCTTGCAGCGAGTAA
- a CDS encoding trypsin-like peptidase domain-containing protein, whose translation MSFAENANPLQGFSEGLADALDQVSNSIVAVQGRRRFACSGVYWQPGVIVTADYVLKRESALTVVLPSGEAVSAELVGRDPALDLVVLRVEGVDLPVPQRSDPTQLRVGQLAIAAGRSLETGLSASLGILSNLGGAWRTMQGRAIDRFIRPDVTLYPSLLGGALVDTQGHIIGINLSGPRNWPITIPAETLDRVVGTLLQSGQIPRGYLGIGLQPVVLPPGLQESLNLTDEVGVLVVSLEPDSPADQAGIFIGDILLSLGDQPVANLQDVQAALDADTVGQSLQAQIVRGGQLIEATLVVGERPQRGRC comes from the coding sequence ATGTCTTTTGCAGAGAATGCGAATCCCCTGCAGGGGTTTTCTGAAGGGCTAGCCGATGCCCTTGACCAAGTCAGCAACAGTATTGTGGCAGTCCAGGGGCGGCGACGCTTTGCCTGCAGCGGCGTTTACTGGCAGCCGGGGGTGATTGTGACGGCTGACTATGTGCTGAAGCGGGAGTCGGCTCTGACGGTAGTTTTGCCAAGTGGAGAAGCGGTGAGCGCTGAGCTGGTAGGCCGCGATCCGGCGCTTGATTTGGTGGTGCTGCGGGTGGAGGGGGTAGATTTGCCGGTGCCGCAGCGCAGTGATCCGACTCAGCTGCGGGTAGGGCAACTTGCGATCGCAGCCGGTCGCTCCCTCGAAACAGGCCTTAGCGCTAGCCTAGGCATTCTCAGTAATCTGGGCGGGGCGTGGCGAACGATGCAGGGTCGCGCGATTGATCGCTTTATTCGGCCCGATGTCACGCTCTATCCCTCTTTGCTAGGCGGGGCGTTGGTCGATACCCAGGGCCACATTATCGGCATCAACCTGAGCGGGCCGCGCAACTGGCCGATTACCATTCCCGCTGAGACTCTAGATCGGGTGGTGGGCACGCTGCTGCAGAGCGGACAGATTCCTCGCGGCTACTTGGGCATTGGTCTGCAGCCGGTGGTGCTGCCGCCGGGGCTGCAAGAATCGCTGAACCTGACGGATGAGGTGGGCGTGCTGGTGGTCAGCCTAGAACCGGATAGCCCGGCCGATCAGGCGGGGATTTTCATTGGCGATATTTTGCTGTCGCTGGGGGATCAGCCGGTTGCCAACCTGCAGGATGTGCAGGCAGCGCTAGATGCTGATACGGTGGGGCAATCGCTCCAAGCGCAGATTGTGCGCGGCGGGCAGCTAATTGAGGCGACATTGGTAGTCGGGGAGCGGCCCCAGCGGGGGCGTTGCTAA